The following proteins come from a genomic window of Excalfactoria chinensis isolate bCotChi1 chromosome 6, bCotChi1.hap2, whole genome shotgun sequence:
- the RGS10 gene encoding regulator of G-protein signaling 10 isoform X1 → MFNRAVSRLSRKRPPSEINDSEGHPSSSRQSSKGTSEWATSLENLLEDPEGVKRFREFLKKEFSEENVLFWLACEEFKKTQGKKQMREKAKEIYMTFLSNKASSQVNVEGQSRLNETILETPHPLMFQKLQDQIFNLMKYDSYSRFLKSDIFLNHKKSEEQEENSSEAQTAAKRASRIYNT, encoded by the exons ATGTTCAACCGCGCCGTCAGCCGGCTCAGCAGGAAGCGCCCGCCGTCAG AGATAAATGACAGCGAGGGtcaccccagcagcagccgCCAGAGCTCGAAAGGAACCTCAGAATGGGCCACGTCACTGGAGAACCTCCTTGAAGATCCTGAAGGAGTTAAACGATTTAGG gAGTTCTTAAAGAAAGAATTCAGCGAAGAAAACGTTCTGTTCTGGTTAGCATGCGAAGAATTCaagaaaacacagggaaaaaaacag ATGCGAGAAAAAGCTAAAGAAATATACATGACCTTCCTGTCAAATAAAGCTTCATCCCAAGTCAATGTTGAAGGGCAGTCACGTCTGAATGAGACAATTTTGGAGACACCTCACCCTCTAATGTTTCAGAAGCTGCAGGATCAG ATATTCAATCTCATGAAATACGACAGCTACAGCCGCTTCTTAAAGTCAGACATATTCCTAAACCATAAGAAGTCTGAGGAGCAAGAGGAGAATTCATCAGAAGCTCAGACTGCAGCTAAAAGAGCATCAAGAATCTACAACACATGA
- the RGS10 gene encoding regulator of G-protein signaling 10 isoform X3 has translation MFNRAVSRLSRKRPPSEINDSEGHPSSSRQSSKGTSEWATSLENLLEDPEGEFLKKEFSEENVLFWLACEEFKKTQGKKQMREKAKEIYMTFLSNKASSQVNVEGQSRLNETILETPHPLMFQKLQDQIFNLMKYDSYSRFLKSDIFLNHKKSEEQEENSSEAQTAAKRASRIYNT, from the exons ATGTTCAACCGCGCCGTCAGCCGGCTCAGCAGGAAGCGCCCGCCGTCAG AGATAAATGACAGCGAGGGtcaccccagcagcagccgCCAGAGCTCGAAAGGAACCTCAGAATGGGCCACGTCACTGGAGAACCTCCTTGAAGATCCTGAAGGA gAGTTCTTAAAGAAAGAATTCAGCGAAGAAAACGTTCTGTTCTGGTTAGCATGCGAAGAATTCaagaaaacacagggaaaaaaacag ATGCGAGAAAAAGCTAAAGAAATATACATGACCTTCCTGTCAAATAAAGCTTCATCCCAAGTCAATGTTGAAGGGCAGTCACGTCTGAATGAGACAATTTTGGAGACACCTCACCCTCTAATGTTTCAGAAGCTGCAGGATCAG ATATTCAATCTCATGAAATACGACAGCTACAGCCGCTTCTTAAAGTCAGACATATTCCTAAACCATAAGAAGTCTGAGGAGCAAGAGGAGAATTCATCAGAAGCTCAGACTGCAGCTAAAAGAGCATCAAGAATCTACAACACATGA
- the RGS10 gene encoding regulator of G-protein signaling 10 isoform X2: MVIHNQVRSFVKHPEINDSEGHPSSSRQSSKGTSEWATSLENLLEDPEGVKRFREFLKKEFSEENVLFWLACEEFKKTQGKKQMREKAKEIYMTFLSNKASSQVNVEGQSRLNETILETPHPLMFQKLQDQIFNLMKYDSYSRFLKSDIFLNHKKSEEQEENSSEAQTAAKRASRIYNT, translated from the exons ATGGTAATTCATAACCAAGTTCGCAGCTTTGTGAAGCATCCAG AGATAAATGACAGCGAGGGtcaccccagcagcagccgCCAGAGCTCGAAAGGAACCTCAGAATGGGCCACGTCACTGGAGAACCTCCTTGAAGATCCTGAAGGAGTTAAACGATTTAGG gAGTTCTTAAAGAAAGAATTCAGCGAAGAAAACGTTCTGTTCTGGTTAGCATGCGAAGAATTCaagaaaacacagggaaaaaaacag ATGCGAGAAAAAGCTAAAGAAATATACATGACCTTCCTGTCAAATAAAGCTTCATCCCAAGTCAATGTTGAAGGGCAGTCACGTCTGAATGAGACAATTTTGGAGACACCTCACCCTCTAATGTTTCAGAAGCTGCAGGATCAG ATATTCAATCTCATGAAATACGACAGCTACAGCCGCTTCTTAAAGTCAGACATATTCCTAAACCATAAGAAGTCTGAGGAGCAAGAGGAGAATTCATCAGAAGCTCAGACTGCAGCTAAAAGAGCATCAAGAATCTACAACACATGA